In Sphingomonas sp. SUN019, one genomic interval encodes:
- a CDS encoding long-chain-fatty-acid--CoA ligase, translated as MTSTEMQPTMMAFPMTTQMILRHGARLHGRAEIVSFDGSGFSRASYAAVADRAARLAAALAALGVRANDRVATYCWNHQPHFEAYLAVPAMGAVLHTLNVRLSADQIGYIARHAEDRVLIADASLIGQIAHILGSIPSLEAVILVGEMVDLPDFAGRVICYDALLGDQAPLVDWPDIQENSAAVACYTSGTTGDPKGVVYSHRSIFAHSLASMGVDTFAISQSDRILLLPPMFHANAWGLPFSGWFAGSTFILPGPHLQPGKVRRMIKAERPTFVSTVPTILNDLLREHATAPIGMECFRVIVSGGSAVSPALIERVRETWNIPVVQGWGMTETSPLCVLSHPPLGTPTEQELDWRAKSGRPVPGVEVRIVDDDGERLPEDGSAVGALELRGPWIARGYHARESADVLSPDGWLRTGDVGTIDPLGYVQITDRVKDIIKSGGEWVSSVDIENRLASLPEVAEVAVIAVPDPRWEERPLALIVATTPDSLHPAALRGRLMTTMPKFCVPEYWAEVSSLPRTSVGKIDKRALRAAVADGTIRYVREEAIL; from the coding sequence ATGACGAGCACCGAGATGCAGCCGACGATGATGGCCTTTCCGATGACGACGCAGATGATCCTGCGGCACGGCGCGCGTCTGCACGGCCGGGCCGAGATCGTGTCGTTCGACGGATCGGGGTTCAGCCGCGCATCCTATGCGGCGGTGGCCGATCGTGCCGCGCGGCTGGCGGCGGCGCTGGCCGCACTCGGCGTCCGCGCGAACGACCGGGTGGCGACGTATTGCTGGAATCACCAGCCGCATTTCGAAGCCTATTTGGCCGTGCCCGCGATGGGGGCCGTACTGCACACGTTGAACGTCCGGCTCTCCGCCGATCAGATCGGCTACATCGCGCGCCACGCCGAGGATCGCGTGCTGATCGCGGACGCCAGCCTGATCGGCCAGATTGCTCACATACTCGGTTCGATCCCGTCGCTGGAGGCCGTGATCCTGGTCGGCGAAATGGTCGACCTGCCCGACTTTGCGGGTCGCGTGATCTGTTACGACGCGCTGCTCGGCGATCAGGCACCGCTCGTCGACTGGCCGGACATCCAAGAAAACAGCGCCGCGGTCGCGTGCTATACGTCAGGCACGACGGGCGACCCCAAGGGCGTCGTCTACAGTCACCGGTCGATCTTCGCCCACAGTCTGGCGTCGATGGGCGTTGACACGTTCGCCATTTCTCAGTCGGACCGCATCCTGCTCCTGCCACCGATGTTTCACGCCAACGCATGGGGCCTGCCCTTCAGCGGCTGGTTCGCGGGCAGCACGTTCATCCTTCCTGGACCGCACCTGCAGCCGGGCAAGGTGCGCCGCATGATAAAAGCGGAACGGCCAACCTTCGTGTCGACCGTGCCGACCATCCTGAACGACCTGCTCCGCGAACACGCCACCGCACCGATCGGGATGGAGTGCTTTCGCGTTATCGTGTCAGGCGGTTCCGCCGTTTCGCCCGCGTTGATCGAGCGGGTTCGCGAGACGTGGAACATCCCGGTCGTGCAGGGCTGGGGCATGACGGAAACGAGCCCGTTGTGCGTCCTGTCGCACCCCCCGCTCGGCACGCCGACCGAGCAGGAATTGGACTGGCGCGCGAAGAGCGGCCGCCCGGTGCCGGGCGTCGAAGTACGCATCGTCGACGATGACGGCGAACGATTGCCCGAGGACGGTTCGGCGGTCGGCGCGCTCGAACTGCGCGGCCCATGGATTGCGCGGGGATACCATGCCCGCGAATCTGCTGACGTGCTTTCCCCCGACGGCTGGCTGCGCACTGGCGACGTCGGCACGATCGACCCGCTCGGCTATGTCCAGATCACTGACCGCGTGAAAGACATCATAAAATCGGGCGGCGAATGGGTATCCTCGGTCGATATCGAAAATCGCCTCGCCAGCCTTCCGGAGGTGGCCGAGGTCGCCGTCATCGCCGTGCCCGATCCACGGTGGGAGGAGCGTCCGCTCGCGCTGATCGTTGCAACCACGCCGGATAGCCTGCATCCCGCAGCGTTGCGCGGCCGGTTGATGACGACCATGCCGAAGTTCTGCGTTCCGGAATATTGGGCCGAAGTGTCCAGCTTGCCGCGGACAAGCGTCGGAAAGATCGACAAACGCGCGCTCCGCGCCGCCGTCGCGGATGGCACAATCCGCTATGTGCGCGAGGAGGCAATTCTATAA
- a CDS encoding SDR family NAD(P)-dependent oxidoreductase, which produces MEPDATGAPPPRRWIVTGASRGLGLAIAHGAAARGDRVALLARGEGVEAVARTVGGEAIGLRADVSDVASVRAAVDTVAARWGGVDILVNNAGLHRGDLIDRISVGDWDDVLATNLSGPFHAVRAVLPHMPAGGSIVNVGAVVGFRGFVGDSAYGSSKAGLAGLTQVLAVELARRGIRVNLVLPGFVSTEMTAGISERARARVVARIPLKREGTPEELAEVVYWVAGSPYMTGSVVATDGGLMCAL; this is translated from the coding sequence ATGGAGCCCGACGCGACAGGCGCTCCGCCGCCGCGGCGCTGGATCGTCACGGGTGCCTCGCGTGGTCTGGGACTCGCCATCGCGCACGGGGCGGCGGCGCGGGGCGACCGCGTCGCGCTGCTCGCACGTGGCGAGGGTGTCGAGGCGGTCGCCCGGACGGTCGGCGGCGAGGCGATCGGCCTGCGCGCCGACGTGTCGGATGTCGCGTCGGTCCGGGCGGCCGTCGACACGGTGGCGGCGCGGTGGGGCGGCGTGGACATTCTGGTCAACAACGCCGGGCTACATCGCGGCGACCTGATCGACAGGATCAGCGTCGGTGACTGGGACGACGTGCTCGCCACCAATCTGTCGGGGCCGTTCCATGCCGTCCGGGCGGTATTGCCGCACATGCCGGCCGGCGGTTCGATCGTAAACGTCGGCGCGGTCGTAGGTTTTCGCGGGTTCGTCGGCGACAGCGCCTATGGATCATCGAAGGCGGGGCTCGCAGGCCTTACGCAGGTGCTGGCGGTGGAACTCGCGCGGCGCGGCATCCGGGTCAATCTGGTGCTGCCTGGGTTCGTCTCGACCGAAATGACCGCCGGGATATCCGAGCGTGCCCGTGCGCGCGTCGTGGCGCGAATACCGCTGAAGCGGGAAGGCACGCCGGAGGAACTGGCGGAGGTCGTCTATTGGGTCGCCGGATCGCCCTATATGACCGGGTCGGTGGTCGCCACTGACGGCGGGTTGATGTGCGCGCTGTAG
- a CDS encoding TetR/AcrR family transcriptional regulator has translation MTKPDKPARMTQAERTAISDARMYEAAVALIFESGTHNTTLKDIGERAGYSRGLASNRFGSKEALFGNLVTNFNKTWVEELGRFVGDRTGLPAYLAALDAVEDFLLTQSVVMKAMYILWYETISSHNDLRVRLAEHHAAYRRDAERWLREGIKDGVVRPDVDPALTAIQFCSFIFGTIYQWLVDPVAVDIPGSFRLYRQTSLETLAVQHRSGGRAKSSAALLQANK, from the coding sequence ATGACCAAGCCAGACAAGCCTGCCCGGATGACCCAAGCGGAACGGACCGCGATATCCGATGCGCGAATGTACGAGGCGGCCGTCGCGCTGATCTTCGAATCGGGCACCCACAACACGACGTTGAAGGATATCGGAGAGCGCGCGGGCTACAGTCGCGGGCTTGCGAGCAACCGGTTCGGATCGAAGGAAGCGCTGTTCGGCAATTTGGTCACCAATTTCAACAAGACCTGGGTCGAAGAACTCGGCCGGTTCGTCGGCGACCGGACCGGCCTGCCGGCCTATCTCGCCGCGCTTGATGCGGTCGAAGATTTCCTGTTGACCCAATCGGTCGTCATGAAGGCGATGTACATATTGTGGTACGAAACGATCAGCAGCCACAACGATCTGCGCGTCCGTCTTGCCGAACATCACGCCGCCTACCGCCGCGACGCCGAACGCTGGCTACGCGAGGGGATCAAGGACGGCGTGGTCCGCCCCGACGTCGATCCGGCGCTGACCGCGATCCAGTTCTGCTCGTTCATCTTCGGCACCATTTATCAATGGCTGGTCGATCCGGTGGCGGTGGATATTCCCGGCAGCTTCCGCCTCTACCGGCAAACCTCGCTCGAAACGCTGGCCGTGCAGCATCGATCGGGCGGGCGGGCCAAATCGTCGGCCGCTCTGCTGCAAGCAAACAAATAA
- a CDS encoding phosphotransferase family protein, producing the protein MRAVAPDEADRFARWMAREAGISDARMGRLLAGGNANVTRLIESADGAMVLRHAPQQAVSAKAGAGIAREYRLLAAIGDVAPVPRAIAWCDDPAVIGVPFAVSAFVEGVALTDTLPAAYPASADAVDTIGRELVDGIAQVHTIDWQTRLPAGCGRPDDFLTRQIHRWNDLRAEVSVRELPMLDMIARWLLATLPTDGASRIVHCDYHLDNCLFDPARPVLRSIIDWEMATIGDPMVDLGLLLMFWRREDMASLGFHFVQRISNRRDVVDPRVLADRWSDRTGLSSERLDWYRVFAFWRLAAIVEGAFVLYRKGAVDSAYARGLERDVPALLAEAAALIR; encoded by the coding sequence GTGCGCGCTGTAGCGCCGGACGAAGCCGACCGCTTCGCGCGCTGGATGGCGCGAGAGGCCGGTATTTCGGACGCGCGGATGGGGCGGTTGCTGGCGGGCGGCAATGCCAACGTGACGCGTCTGATCGAGAGCGCGGACGGAGCGATGGTCCTGCGCCACGCCCCGCAGCAGGCGGTGTCGGCAAAGGCTGGAGCGGGGATCGCGCGCGAGTACCGGCTGCTCGCCGCGATCGGCGACGTGGCGCCCGTGCCGCGAGCGATCGCCTGGTGCGACGACCCGGCGGTGATCGGCGTACCGTTTGCGGTGTCCGCGTTCGTGGAGGGGGTGGCGCTGACCGACACGCTGCCCGCGGCCTATCCGGCGTCGGCGGATGCGGTCGATACGATCGGCCGGGAACTGGTGGACGGAATCGCGCAGGTTCATACGATCGACTGGCAGACACGCCTTCCCGCCGGTTGCGGGCGTCCGGACGATTTCCTGACGCGGCAGATTCACCGCTGGAACGATCTGCGAGCGGAGGTCTCGGTCCGCGAGCTGCCGATGCTGGACATGATCGCGCGCTGGCTGCTCGCCACGCTCCCGACGGACGGCGCGTCGCGGATTGTCCACTGCGACTATCATCTCGACAATTGCCTGTTCGATCCGGCCAGGCCGGTGCTGCGGTCGATCATCGATTGGGAAATGGCGACGATCGGCGATCCGATGGTCGATCTCGGCCTGTTGCTCATGTTTTGGCGGCGGGAAGATATGGCGTCGCTGGGCTTCCACTTCGTCCAGCGAATTTCCAACCGTCGCGACGTGGTCGATCCGCGCGTGCTCGCGGACCGCTGGTCGGACCGCACCGGCCTGTCGTCGGAGCGCCTCGACTGGTATCGTGTCTTCGCCTTCTGGCGACTGGCGGCGATCGTGGAGGGCGCATTCGTGCTGTACCGGAAGGGCGCAGTCGACAGCGCCTATGCGCGCGGGCTCGAACGCGACGTGCCCGCCCTGCTCGCCGAAGCGGCGGCGCTGATCCGATGA
- a CDS encoding TonB-dependent receptor domain-containing protein, translating into MAKGFTTRSSLALGISTFAMATGVMVAAPAAAQTVGTIQGRGATAGATVTATDTTTGRSVTTRVKADGTFTIVGLRPSAYSVKAGEATQNVTVPVAQIVTVDFTPETADTSGDIVVSGRRDRAEVRTATIGTSVSTQQIETLPQTQRNFLNFAALAPGVTLSSDVNNARIQSGGNSSDNINVFIDGTSQKNNVGFGGVAGQNFSGGNPFPQSAIQEFRVETQNYKAEFEQAGSAIITAITKTGGDKFHGGVFGTFIPKAWYGRPFFERKGEANNPGFACPNNASDTCYNEKPDYKRYEFGGDLGGPIIPGKLHFFAAYEGTRRTNPAIIVTTGAGIPPQLAGLLSGTFAAEFKQDLYFGKLSLFATDADTINASYFRREETDLRDYGGNRAFENGRNIGTQSENYQLEWNHRGENWLNELTLSKFSSFTGTPTITQGPEYLITVNNTGGGDLLFFGANSFQQANDQDSYTFRNNTTYTGWENHVVKTGARFARVSLSRIEDAFSNGQYRFAAPNFTGVDTSIPYAATISLLPPAPLKAKTNQIGIFIQDDWTIDEHFTLNYGLRWDYESNSFNNRYVTPAKVANALRNYQPWQAAGIDPENYISDGTKRDPFLGAFQPRIGISYDVRGDRDLILFAGAGRYYDRNIFYSASLERLFNNIRSDVNVTFCGDTGLPACPAGTPTAPGSAGGGGVFRWNPAFRDPAALRSAVATGGLSGDIWVINNDAKVPYTDQFTLGVRKRLGEVQLSAAIAHNRSHDAFTYVRGNRQANGLYTDGGDAWIRDPGAMTPEMFVPGYTGRLNIGSSNGEQRYTALFLTAEKTYSRESGWGFTSALTISDAKSNVGRAFGEAEMFNAGRQDAFGWQPTGGLERWRLVATGIGDLPLDFQLSGTLTLASGPRFGNVRFDIKPPNCGGCTYFNEGGVFSPKSDIAYKNLDLRLSKRFRLPWGHDVTADLSVFNVFDWVNRTYSTWGAGSGENPPLEENGTTGYARSFQAGLKYRF; encoded by the coding sequence ATGGCAAAGGGTTTCACGACGCGTTCGAGCCTTGCGCTCGGGATTTCGACTTTCGCGATGGCGACCGGCGTGATGGTCGCAGCGCCCGCTGCGGCGCAAACCGTCGGCACGATCCAAGGCCGCGGCGCGACCGCGGGAGCGACGGTCACCGCGACCGACACGACTACCGGACGCAGTGTTACGACGCGGGTCAAGGCAGACGGCACTTTCACGATCGTCGGACTGCGACCGTCGGCGTATAGCGTGAAAGCCGGTGAGGCGACGCAGAACGTCACCGTCCCCGTCGCGCAGATCGTCACCGTCGATTTCACACCCGAAACCGCAGATACCAGCGGCGACATCGTCGTCAGCGGCCGTCGGGATCGAGCCGAGGTGCGCACTGCGACGATTGGCACCAGTGTGTCGACGCAGCAGATCGAGACGCTGCCGCAGACTCAGCGCAACTTCCTGAACTTCGCCGCGCTCGCCCCCGGCGTGACGCTGAGCAGCGACGTCAACAACGCCCGCATCCAGTCGGGCGGCAACAGTTCCGACAATATCAACGTGTTCATCGATGGCACCAGCCAGAAGAACAACGTGGGCTTTGGCGGTGTCGCGGGGCAGAATTTTTCGGGCGGCAATCCGTTTCCGCAGTCGGCGATCCAGGAGTTCCGCGTCGAGACGCAGAATTACAAGGCCGAGTTCGAACAGGCGGGTTCGGCGATCATCACCGCGATCACGAAAACCGGCGGCGACAAGTTCCACGGCGGCGTGTTCGGGACGTTCATCCCGAAGGCATGGTACGGTCGCCCCTTCTTCGAACGGAAGGGCGAGGCCAACAATCCGGGCTTCGCCTGCCCCAACAACGCATCGGACACATGCTACAACGAAAAGCCTGACTACAAGCGCTACGAATTCGGCGGCGATCTCGGCGGTCCGATCATCCCGGGCAAGCTCCATTTCTTCGCGGCCTATGAAGGCACGCGACGCACCAATCCCGCGATCATCGTGACCACGGGCGCGGGGATTCCGCCACAGCTCGCCGGTCTGCTTTCCGGCACCTTCGCGGCCGAGTTCAAGCAGGATCTCTATTTCGGAAAGCTGAGCCTGTTCGCGACCGACGCGGACACGATCAACGCCAGCTACTTCCGGCGCGAGGAAACCGATCTGCGCGACTATGGCGGCAACCGCGCGTTCGAAAACGGCCGCAACATCGGTACCCAGAGCGAAAATTATCAGCTTGAATGGAACCACCGCGGCGAAAATTGGCTGAACGAATTGACGCTTAGCAAGTTCTCCAGCTTTACCGGCACCCCGACGATCACGCAGGGACCAGAGTATCTAATCACCGTCAACAATACGGGCGGTGGCGATCTGTTATTCTTTGGCGCGAATTCCTTCCAGCAGGCGAACGATCAGGATTCGTATACGTTTCGAAACAACACGACCTACACCGGATGGGAAAACCACGTCGTGAAAACCGGCGCCCGCTTTGCGCGCGTGTCGTTGTCGCGCATCGAGGACGCCTTCTCGAATGGTCAGTACCGGTTCGCCGCCCCGAACTTCACCGGCGTCGATACGAGCATTCCTTATGCCGCGACGATCTCGCTTCTTCCCCCGGCCCCACTGAAGGCGAAGACCAATCAGATCGGTATTTTCATTCAGGACGACTGGACGATCGACGAGCATTTCACGCTCAATTACGGTCTGCGTTGGGATTACGAGTCGAACAGTTTCAACAACAGATACGTCACGCCCGCCAAGGTCGCCAATGCGCTGCGCAACTATCAGCCGTGGCAAGCGGCGGGGATCGACCCGGAGAATTACATTTCCGATGGCACGAAGCGCGACCCGTTCCTGGGGGCGTTCCAGCCGCGTATCGGCATCTCGTATGACGTTCGCGGTGACCGCGATCTTATTCTCTTCGCCGGCGCTGGGCGCTATTACGATCGCAACATCTTCTACTCCGCCAGTCTTGAGCGGCTCTTCAACAACATCCGCAGCGATGTGAACGTCACGTTCTGCGGCGATACCGGCCTGCCGGCCTGTCCCGCCGGGACGCCGACGGCCCCCGGTTCGGCGGGCGGCGGCGGCGTGTTTCGCTGGAACCCGGCGTTCCGCGACCCCGCGGCGCTGCGGTCCGCGGTGGCGACCGGGGGACTCTCGGGCGACATCTGGGTGATCAACAACGACGCAAAGGTGCCCTATACCGATCAGTTCACGCTGGGCGTCCGCAAGCGGCTCGGCGAAGTGCAGCTGTCCGCGGCGATCGCCCATAACCGTTCGCACGACGCGTTCACCTACGTCCGCGGCAATCGGCAGGCGAACGGCCTGTATACCGACGGTGGCGACGCGTGGATTCGCGATCCCGGGGCGATGACGCCCGAGATGTTCGTGCCCGGCTATACTGGCCGCCTCAACATCGGTTCGTCGAATGGTGAGCAACGCTACACCGCGCTCTTCCTGACCGCTGAAAAGACGTATTCGCGCGAATCGGGCTGGGGATTTACGTCGGCGCTGACCATTTCCGATGCGAAGTCGAATGTCGGCCGCGCGTTCGGCGAAGCCGAGATGTTCAACGCCGGGCGACAGGATGCGTTCGGCTGGCAACCGACCGGAGGACTCGAGCGGTGGCGTCTGGTCGCAACCGGAATCGGCGACCTGCCGTTGGACTTCCAGCTATCGGGTACGCTTACCCTCGCGTCAGGCCCGCGCTTCGGCAACGTCCGCTTCGACATCAAGCCGCCGAATTGCGGCGGCTGCACCTATTTCAATGAGGGCGGGGTGTTCAGCCCGAAGAGCGACATTGCCTACAAGAATCTCGACCTGCGCCTGTCGAAGCGGTTCCGTTTGCCGTGGGGCCACGATGTCACCGCCGATCTGTCGGTGTTCAACGTGTTCGACTGGGTGAACCGCACCTATTCGACATGGGGCGCGGGCAGTGGCGAGAACCCGCCGCTCGAGGAGAATGGCACCACCGGCTATGCACGCAGCTTCCAAGCCGGGTTGAAGTATCGCTTCTGA
- a CDS encoding TonB-dependent receptor, whose product MAALTAAPAFAQEAPGTTAAAGSASEQTAGPPTTAGGLEDIIVTARKRVENLQDVSTSVSALSANELSQRFDSDVRDFANAAPNVLIDDTQQGPGGVASAAIRGIGVADVEKAIDPTVGIVLDDIYFGTSSGGLIKAIDIDRVEVLRGPQGTLFGRNAIAGVINLTRSRPTQELTGKVRATYANYDSLDLEGVVSFGLTDWAAVKFSGARKKTDGYIYNTLQNQDGQRSDFTALGVQLLLTPTPGLELSFSFDDQNTDQDPPQLSNVSGPTSLLGAPPIARSNLFCAVLNQCSPAFGVPQQGDRYQSISNGPLNKNAFFDTNLFIAKVKYDLTADLELQYIYGRYETDEAITQDFDATPLTLFHTDRPARYHQDTHELRLTKGGGGPLSFVAGLYYWDSAYRIDLVSYIGFVVPDTVLALPQTVRQTNKSYAGFFDVDYRFTDWFKLTLGGRYTKDKKTQGVRDLGFDFYDDPVKDSWKKFTPKVALSFEPTDDVLAYGLWSRGYRTGGFTGRPATENAARTPYQPETVDNYEIGVKAELLDRRLRVNGAIFKLDYKDKQEEFSVPAPVGTGQETRILNAATATVKGVELDVTALLFDGFTLNGNVGYLDAKYKNFVADVDSDGIVTDNSGLKFRRAPKWNWTLSANYEREIGPGTAYLQGTWHYLGAHEMTFLNNPALRNPGQDLVDASISYKVGKTMLSGFVRNLLKEDGWSIGFDVQGLWSYAAPRTPRTYGIALTQTF is encoded by the coding sequence TTGGCCGCACTGACCGCGGCGCCCGCGTTCGCGCAGGAGGCGCCCGGCACTACCGCCGCCGCCGGATCGGCATCCGAGCAGACCGCCGGGCCGCCCACGACCGCCGGCGGGCTGGAGGATATCATCGTCACCGCGCGCAAGCGGGTCGAAAACCTGCAGGATGTCTCCACTTCGGTCAGCGCGCTGTCGGCGAATGAGCTGTCGCAACGGTTCGATTCCGACGTGCGCGATTTCGCCAATGCCGCGCCCAACGTGCTGATCGACGACACGCAACAGGGACCGGGCGGCGTCGCCTCCGCCGCCATCCGCGGCATCGGCGTGGCCGACGTGGAAAAGGCGATCGACCCGACCGTCGGCATCGTGCTGGACGACATCTATTTCGGCACCAGTTCGGGCGGCCTGATCAAGGCGATCGACATCGACCGGGTCGAGGTGCTGCGCGGGCCGCAGGGGACGCTGTTCGGACGCAACGCGATCGCTGGCGTCATCAACCTCACGCGGTCCCGCCCGACGCAGGAACTGACCGGAAAAGTCCGCGCGACCTATGCCAATTACGATTCGCTCGATCTGGAAGGGGTCGTCAGCTTCGGCCTGACCGACTGGGCGGCGGTAAAGTTCTCGGGCGCGCGCAAGAAGACCGACGGCTATATCTACAACACGCTGCAGAACCAGGACGGGCAGCGGTCGGACTTCACCGCGCTCGGCGTGCAATTGCTGCTGACACCGACGCCGGGGCTTGAGCTATCGTTCAGCTTTGACGACCAGAATACCGATCAGGATCCGCCGCAGCTTTCCAACGTATCGGGGCCGACCTCGCTGCTCGGCGCGCCGCCGATCGCGCGGTCCAACCTGTTCTGCGCGGTGCTGAACCAGTGTTCGCCCGCATTCGGCGTGCCGCAGCAGGGCGATCGCTATCAATCGATCAGCAACGGGCCGCTGAACAAGAACGCGTTCTTCGACACCAACCTGTTCATCGCGAAGGTCAAATATGACCTGACCGCCGATCTGGAACTTCAATATATCTACGGCCGGTACGAAACCGACGAGGCGATCACGCAGGATTTCGACGCGACGCCGCTGACCCTGTTCCACACCGACCGGCCGGCGCGCTATCATCAGGACACGCACGAACTGCGCCTGACGAAAGGCGGCGGCGGTCCGCTCAGCTTCGTGGCGGGTCTATACTATTGGGACTCGGCGTACCGGATCGATCTGGTCAGCTATATCGGCTTCGTCGTGCCCGATACCGTGCTGGCGCTGCCGCAGACCGTGCGTCAGACGAACAAATCCTACGCCGGTTTCTTCGACGTGGATTACCGTTTCACTGACTGGTTCAAGCTGACCCTCGGGGGCCGCTATACCAAGGACAAGAAAACCCAGGGCGTGCGCGATCTGGGGTTCGATTTCTACGACGATCCGGTGAAGGACAGCTGGAAGAAATTCACGCCGAAGGTTGCGCTGAGCTTCGAGCCGACCGACGATGTGCTGGCCTATGGCCTGTGGTCGCGCGGGTATCGCACCGGCGGTTTCACCGGACGCCCGGCGACCGAGAACGCCGCCCGCACGCCGTACCAGCCCGAAACGGTCGACAATTACGAGATCGGCGTGAAGGCCGAACTGCTCGACCGCCGCCTGCGCGTGAACGGCGCGATCTTCAAACTGGATTACAAGGACAAGCAGGAGGAATTCAGCGTGCCCGCCCCGGTCGGCACCGGGCAGGAAACGCGCATCCTGAACGCCGCCACCGCGACCGTGAAGGGCGTCGAACTGGACGTCACCGCATTGCTGTTCGACGGGTTCACGCTGAACGGCAACGTCGGTTACCTCGATGCCAAGTACAAGAATTTCGTCGCCGACGTGGACAGCGACGGCATCGTTACCGACAACAGCGGCCTGAAATTCCGCCGCGCGCCGAAATGGAACTGGACGCTCAGCGCCAATTACGAGCGGGAGATCGGCCCCGGCACCGCATATCTGCAGGGGACATGGCATTATCTCGGCGCGCACGAGATGACGTTCCTGAACAATCCGGCGCTGCGAAATCCCGGTCAGGATCTGGTCGACGCCTCGATCAGCTACAAGGTCGGAAAGACCATGCTTTCCGGCTTCGTGCGCAATCTGTTGAAGGAGGATGGCTGGTCGATCGGTTTCGACGTGCAGGGCTTGTGGAGCTATGCGGCGCCGCGCACGCCGCGGACCTACGGCATCGCGCTGACGCAAACTTTCTGA
- a CDS encoding tryptophan halogenase family protein translates to MDDARVRTIMIVGGGTAGWMTAALLSKLLTGFKIRLIESDEIGTIGVGEATIPAIRTYAQLAGLDQVEMIRATQATFKLGIEFVNWRAPGHSYIHGFGKIGQDMLWLRAHHLWLKQAAKGEAKHLDFYALNCLAARRNRFCMPDPRNPGSPMADIDYAYHFDASLFARFLRGQSEARGVERIEGRITGVVTKPDDGSVDHVVLADGRTIDGDLFVDCSGMRGLLIGGALGVGYEEWGRWLLCDRALAVPCESVSPLTPYTRSTARTAGWQWRIPLQHRIGNGHVYASQHISDDDAARMLLANLDGRALADPRPVKFTPGKRHRSWEKNVVAIGLASGFLEPLESTSIHMVQTAILRLIALFPGRGFDAPDVNANRAEYNRQTDFEYADVRDFIIAHYKVTNREDTPFWAYVKHMDVPDSLTERLDLFASSARFFQHGKAELFREESWVQVLLGQGLRARYDPVVDMIPDAEVAGFVRDVEEVIDDCANAMPDHAAFIARHCKAPPIAA, encoded by the coding sequence ATGGACGACGCGCGGGTACGGACGATCATGATCGTGGGGGGCGGCACGGCGGGCTGGATGACCGCGGCGTTGCTGTCGAAACTGCTGACGGGATTCAAGATTCGGCTGATCGAATCCGACGAGATCGGCACGATCGGAGTCGGCGAGGCGACGATCCCCGCGATCAGGACCTACGCGCAGCTCGCCGGGCTCGATCAGGTGGAGATGATCCGCGCGACGCAGGCGACGTTCAAACTGGGGATCGAATTCGTCAACTGGCGCGCGCCCGGCCACAGCTACATCCATGGTTTCGGCAAGATCGGGCAGGACATGCTTTGGCTGCGCGCCCATCACCTGTGGCTGAAGCAGGCCGCGAAGGGCGAGGCCAAGCACCTCGATTTCTACGCGCTCAATTGCCTCGCCGCGCGGCGCAACCGGTTCTGCATGCCCGACCCGCGCAATCCCGGATCGCCGATGGCGGACATCGACTATGCCTATCATTTCGACGCCTCGCTGTTCGCGCGCTTCCTGCGCGGGCAGAGCGAGGCGCGCGGGGTGGAGCGGATCGAAGGGCGGATCACCGGGGTCGTGACGAAGCCTGACGACGGATCGGTCGACCATGTCGTGCTCGCCGACGGGCGGACGATCGACGGCGATCTGTTCGTCGATTGCTCGGGGATGCGCGGGCTGCTGATCGGCGGGGCGCTGGGCGTCGGGTATGAGGAATGGGGCAGATGGCTGCTGTGCGACCGCGCGCTGGCGGTGCCGTGCGAAAGCGTGTCGCCGCTCACCCCTTATACCCGATCGACCGCGCGGACGGCGGGGTGGCAATGGCGCATTCCGTTGCAGCATCGGATCGGCAACGGCCACGTCTATGCCAGCCAGCACATTTCGGACGACGATGCGGCGCGGATGCTGCTGGCGAACCTCGACGGCCGCGCGCTGGCGGACCCGCGGCCGGTGAAGTTCACGCCGGGCAAGCGCCACCGGTCGTGGGAGAAGAACGTCGTCGCGATCGGGCTGGCCAGCGGGTTTCTGGAGCCGCTCGAATCGACCAGCATTCACATGGTGCAGACCGCGATCCTGCGGCTGATCGCGCTGTTCCCCGGCCGCGGCTTCGACGCGCCCGACGTCAATGCGAACCGTGCGGAATATAATCGTCAGACCGACTTCGAATATGCCGACGTCCGCGACTTCATCATCGCGCACTACAAGGTGACGAACCGCGAGGACACGCCGTTCTGGGCCTATGTGAAGCATATGGACGTGCCCGACTCGCTGACCGAACGGCTCGATCTGTTCGCCTCCTCGGCGCGCTTTTTCCAGCATGGGAAGGCGGAGCTGTTCCGCGAAGAAAGCTGGGTGCAGGTGCTGCTGGGACAGGGATTGCGTGCACGATACGACCCTGTCGTCGACATGATTCCTGACGCCGAGGTCGCCGGCTTCGTCCGGGACGTGGAGGAGGTGATCGACGATTGCGCCAACGCGATGCCCGACCACGCCGCCTTCATCGCGCGCCACTGCAAAGCCCCGCCGATCGCGGCCTGA